A single window of Solanum dulcamara chromosome 5, daSolDulc1.2, whole genome shotgun sequence DNA harbors:
- the LOC129890572 gene encoding uncharacterized protein LOC129890572 has protein sequence MNDQVSNAEFLAAFQVLAETITAQVNREVVSPMDLNASMDATRIMTYVEQVGNDNLKLKNRESKRLMTDDSEFSRAKSRSGGCSHFLQRYSGQGYSNATTLRFDKYRVTSPKPQGSAPIGQVTPVCKKCGRNHKGECLDRLNVCYRYGKMSYHAKDCKSKDVQPQGQVAQGGQVQAKGGQRINRFYALHGNYEVEEMCDVVTSILQVFHYDVYVCYI, from the exons atgaatgatcaagtttccaatgctGAGTTTCTTGCGGCCTTCCAAGTACTTGCTGAAACCATTACGGCTCAAGTGAACCGTGAGGTGGTTTCTCCCATGGATTTGAATGCAAGCATGGATGCAACAAGG atcATGACCTATGTAGAGCAAGTAGGAAATGATaatttaaagttgaagaatagggagtctaagaggctAATGACCgatgatagtgaattctctcGTGCTAAGTCCAGAAGTGGTGGATGTTCTCATTTTCTCCAAAGGTACTCTGGCCAAGGGTATTCTAATGCTACTACTCTAAGGTTTGACAAATATAGGGTGACTAGCCCTAAACCTCAAGGAAGTGCTCCcattggccaagttactcccgTATGCAAGAAAtgtggtaggaaccacaagggtgaatgcCTAGATAggttgaatgtgtgctaccggTATGGTAAGATGAGTTatcatgctaaggattgtaagAGTAAAGATGTTCagcctcaaggccaagttgctcaaggtggcCAAGTGCAAgcaaagggtggtcaacgcaTTAATAGATTCTATGCTCTCCATGGTAATTATGAGGTGGAGGAGATGTGCGATGTTGTTACTAGTATATTacaggtctttcactatgatgtttatgtttGCTATATttag